A single Halarcobacter anaerophilus DNA region contains:
- a CDS encoding acetyl-CoA carboxylase biotin carboxylase subunit yields the protein MAEIKKILIANRGEIVQRAIRTIREMGKKSVAVYSTGDRNAAYLKHADEAICIGDVKSIDSYLNIPAIITAAEITGSDAIFPGYGFLSENQDFVEICKLHGFKFIGPSVEVMEKMADKSKAKEEMIRAGVPVVPGSDGSVGTVEEGRKIAKEIGYPIMAKAAAGGGGRGMRLIKGEEEFDHLFMAASSEALAAFGDGTMYLERFISNPRHVEVQVLGDSHGNAIHIGERDCSLQRRHQKVLEESPAIILNDETRKKLHNVAVKATKYLKYEGAGTFEFLADDKQNIYFMEMNTRLQVEHPVSEMVSGLDIIEWMIKVAEGEELPPQESIQFNGHAIEVRITAENPENFLPCPGKVEQWFVPGGRNVRVDSHVYAGYVVPPYYDSMIGKLIVWGRDRNKAINIMKRALNEFEVEGIKTTIPFHQKMMENEDFVSNNYDTKYLEDYKGLDSI from the coding sequence ATGGCAGAAATAAAAAAAATACTAATTGCTAATAGGGGTGAAATAGTTCAAAGAGCTATCAGAACTATTAGAGAAATGGGTAAAAAATCTGTTGCAGTTTATTCTACAGGAGATAGAAATGCTGCATATTTAAAACATGCAGATGAGGCTATTTGTATAGGTGATGTTAAATCAATAGATTCATATTTGAATATCCCTGCAATTATCACAGCAGCGGAAATTACGGGAAGTGATGCTATTTTCCCGGGATACGGTTTCCTTTCTGAAAATCAGGATTTTGTTGAAATCTGTAAACTTCACGGTTTTAAATTTATAGGACCTTCTGTTGAAGTTATGGAAAAAATGGCTGACAAATCTAAAGCAAAAGAAGAGATGATTAGAGCGGGTGTACCTGTTGTTCCAGGATCAGACGGTTCAGTAGGAACAGTAGAAGAGGGTAGAAAAATAGCAAAAGAGATTGGTTATCCTATTATGGCAAAAGCTGCTGCCGGAGGCGGTGGAAGAGGAATGAGACTTATAAAAGGTGAAGAAGAGTTCGATCATCTTTTTATGGCTGCATCTTCTGAAGCTTTAGCTGCATTTGGTGACGGAACTATGTATTTAGAGAGATTTATTTCAAATCCTAGACACGTTGAAGTGCAAGTTTTAGGGGATTCTCACGGAAATGCAATTCATATCGGAGAAAGAGACTGCTCTTTACAAAGAAGACACCAAAAAGTATTAGAAGAGTCGCCTGCTATTATTTTAAATGATGAAACAAGAAAAAAACTTCATAACGTAGCCGTAAAAGCAACAAAATATTTAAAATATGAAGGTGCGGGAACTTTTGAATTTTTAGCAGACGATAAACAAAACATTTATTTTATGGAGATGAATACAAGACTTCAAGTTGAACATCCTGTTTCGGAAATGGTTTCGGGACTTGATATTATTGAATGGATGATAAAAGTGGCTGAAGGTGAAGAGTTACCTCCTCAAGAGAGTATCCAATTTAACGGTCACGCTATTGAAGTTAGGATAACAGCGGAAAATCCTGAAAACTTCCTGCCTTGCCCCGGAAAAGTTGAACAATGGTTTGTTCCAGGCGGTAGAAATGTAAGAGTTGATTCTCATGTTTATGCAGGATATGTGGTACCTCCGTATTATGATTCAATGATCGGAAAATTAATTGTTTGGGGAAGAGATAGAAACAAAGCAATTAATATTATGAAAAGAGCTTTAAACGAGTTTGAAGTAGAAGGGATTAAAACAACAATTCCTTTCCATCAAAAAATGATGGAAAATGAAGATTTTGTTTCAAACAATTATGATACTAAATATTTAGAAGATTATAAAGGTTTAGACAGTATCTAA
- a CDS encoding DEAD/DEAH box helicase — MTFKDFDFKEKLQKSIEDAGFKEPSPIQVDAIPVILSGKDMVGQAHTGTGKTAAFGLPLINMMKGNNGVEAVVIVPTRELAMQVSDELFRFGKSLSINTATVYGGQSYSRQLKHISTAGIIVATPGRFLDLLRDHKIDINPSFVVLDEADEMLDMGFLDDIKEIFTFMPSNRQTLLFSATMPNAIKSLAKSILVEPEFITITQSEITNSRITQTYYVVDDYERDDALIRLYDFKNPEKSIIFCRTKKEVDRLSTFLVSQGFSAKGLHGDMEQKQREEAINSFKKGKLEVLIATDVAARGLDVNDVSHVFNYHLPFDSESYVHRIGRTGRAGKDGTAISIVTPHEFKMLQKIQKDTGGKLEAKVIPNIESVKEKKTDSLKNKIRDQKVYDSGVSLVESLKEEYDLSTIAHKLASVLTNDTYIKGNNYIGKSKLDIERLLKRSSEDNRRNRNPRRRDGRRGNNSFNNNRKRRDSKRGSRNTSRS; from the coding sequence ATGACTTTTAAAGATTTTGATTTCAAAGAGAAATTACAAAAATCGATTGAGGATGCAGGTTTTAAAGAACCAAGTCCTATACAAGTAGATGCAATACCAGTTATCTTATCGGGAAAAGATATGGTAGGGCAAGCACATACAGGAACAGGTAAAACAGCGGCTTTTGGACTGCCTCTTATAAATATGATGAAAGGAAACAACGGAGTAGAAGCGGTTGTAATCGTACCTACAAGAGAACTTGCAATGCAAGTATCCGATGAATTATTCAGATTCGGGAAAAGCTTGTCTATAAATACAGCAACCGTTTACGGTGGACAATCTTACTCTAGACAGCTAAAACATATAAGTACAGCAGGAATAATAGTAGCAACTCCGGGAAGATTTTTAGATCTTTTAAGAGATCATAAAATTGATATAAATCCCTCTTTTGTAGTATTAGATGAAGCAGATGAAATGCTTGATATGGGATTTTTAGATGATATCAAAGAGATTTTTACTTTTATGCCTTCAAACAGACAAACTCTGCTTTTCTCTGCAACAATGCCTAATGCAATAAAGTCTTTGGCAAAATCGATTTTAGTAGAACCTGAGTTTATAACAATTACTCAATCAGAGATTACAAACTCAAGAATTACGCAAACTTATTATGTGGTGGATGATTATGAAAGGGATGATGCTTTAATCAGATTATATGATTTTAAAAACCCTGAAAAATCAATAATCTTCTGTCGCACTAAAAAGGAGGTTGATAGATTGTCAACTTTCCTAGTATCACAAGGCTTTTCAGCAAAAGGCCTACACGGTGATATGGAACAAAAACAAAGAGAAGAGGCTATAAACTCTTTTAAAAAAGGGAAACTCGAAGTTCTAATAGCAACAGACGTTGCAGCAAGAGGACTTGACGTAAATGATGTTTCTCATGTCTTTAACTACCATCTACCTTTTGATTCAGAAAGTTATGTTCACAGAATAGGAAGAACAGGTAGAGCAGGAAAAGATGGTACTGCCATATCAATTGTAACTCCTCATGAATTTAAAATGTTACAAAAAATACAAAAAGATACAGGGGGAAAACTTGAAGCAAAAGTTATTCCTAATATTGAGTCTGTAAAAGAGAAAAAAACTGACAGTTTAAAAAATAAAATCAGAGATCAAAAAGTTTATGATTCTGGTGTCTCTTTGGTTGAATCTTTAAAAGAAGAGTATGATTTATCTACAATTGCTCATAAACTTGCTTCTGTATTAACAAATGACACTTATATAAAAGGTAATAACTATATAGGTAAATCAAAACTTGATATAGAAAGACTTTTAAAAAGAAGTAGTGAAGATAATAGAAGAAACAGAAACCCAAGAAGAAGAGACGGTAGAAGAGGGAATAATAGTTTTAATAACAATAGAAAAAGAAGAGACAGTAAAAGAGGAAGCAGAAATACAAGCAGATCATAA
- a CDS encoding TonB-dependent receptor, whose translation MPSRSLKFIFLLFIIFIQVLNAQGLDYNFYNLKLTTSNDKNAEVKVQKKRDFFEYSLKYKLSKDGYEYIQTPYYDFSNVENENFSNLVFDNHFYFDDNIWLDINMNYENSKGKTISGFGNLLYRKNSISQNSKVEFFFKPNSIVTTNIKFENTDLGTSSYDRFKNNENKKLTLSLKGEFDLFTIKSSVYQLSSDSNYFYKRLDSYSYYQLTNKNYKGVELNLSKQIDDTSFVSSSFFNVDRNYNYFYEEEGEDNSSKLINEVYKGVELFFSKEFLENLKLIASGKITDVEIINSNKDYLIGKKPKYSPEKKAELRLEYALKNMEISANISHTGSRYTNSSNSNELDSYTLGGLGATFYTQLINKDIKINLNIENLFDKEYFLYSDTLGRPRTLFFNISMEL comes from the coding sequence ATGCCTTCTAGAAGTCTAAAGTTCATTTTTTTATTGTTTATTATTTTTATACAGGTTCTTAATGCCCAAGGGCTTGACTACAATTTTTATAATCTAAAACTAACAACTTCCAATGATAAAAATGCAGAGGTAAAAGTACAGAAAAAAAGAGACTTCTTTGAGTATTCACTAAAATATAAACTAAGTAAAGACGGATATGAATATATACAGACTCCCTATTACGACTTTAGCAATGTTGAAAATGAAAATTTCTCTAATTTGGTATTTGATAATCACTTCTATTTTGATGATAATATCTGGTTAGATATTAATATGAACTATGAAAATTCAAAAGGTAAAACTATTAGCGGTTTTGGTAACCTTTTATATAGAAAAAACAGTATCTCCCAAAATTCTAAAGTTGAATTTTTTTTTAAACCCAACTCTATTGTTACGACAAATATAAAGTTTGAAAATACAGATTTGGGTACCTCTTCTTATGACCGTTTTAAAAATAATGAAAATAAAAAATTAACTTTGAGTTTAAAAGGCGAATTTGATCTATTTACAATAAAAAGTTCTGTTTACCAGTTAAGCAGTGATTCTAACTATTTTTACAAAAGACTTGACTCTTACAGCTATTATCAACTTACAAATAAAAATTACAAAGGAGTAGAGCTTAATCTCTCAAAACAGATTGATGATACTTCTTTTGTTTCTAGCTCTTTTTTTAATGTAGATAGAAATTATAACTATTTTTATGAAGAGGAGGGGGAAGATAACTCTTCAAAACTAATAAATGAAGTTTATAAGGGAGTAGAACTCTTCTTTTCCAAAGAATTCTTAGAAAATTTAAAACTTATTGCCAGCGGGAAAATAACTGATGTGGAGATAATAAACAGTAATAAAGATTATTTAATCGGTAAAAAACCTAAATACTCGCCTGAAAAAAAAGCAGAACTTCGTTTGGAGTATGCTTTGAAAAATATGGAAATCTCCGCAAATATTTCCCATACAGGATCTAGGTATACCAACAGTTCAAATAGCAATGAATTGGATTCTTATACTTTAGGAGGTTTAGGGGCGACTTTTTATACGCAACTAATTAATAAAGATATAAAAATAAATCTTAATATTGAGAATCTTTTTGACAAAGAGTATTTTTTGTATTCTGATACTTTAGGCAGACCAAGAACACTCTTTTTTAATATTTCAATGGAGTTATAA
- a CDS encoding inorganic phosphate transporter: MDIQTLDRIDRATEKTLPSFAKFSLALLFVVIVFLWSYASHGDIHNNTFLVIGAVFGAYMAMNIGANDVANNVGPAVGSKAMTLMWAIIIAAVFEALGALIAGGDVVKTIKKGIIDPALIENPEVFIWAMTAALLSAAIWLNFATSIGAPVSTTHSIVGGVMGAGTAAAGFSIVSWSTMGKIAASWVISPILGGIIAAAFLFFIKKNIIFKKDLKESASKFVPLLVAIMAWAFSTYLILKGLKKLIKIDFFWASVIGIIFALIVYILIKPIIIKASKKIQNDRDGINKLFTIPLIFAAALLSFAHGANDVANAIGPLAAINDAVMSHEISSNVGIPLWVMAVGAIGLAIGLALYGPKLIKTVGSEITELDQIRAFSIAMAAAVTVIVASQLGLPVSSTHIAVGGVFGVGFLREWLDSSEAKFIRDTRRKFKKDKKLLESYEEELVKLEALEKKGKSDYVKIAGLYKSIDEKIEQVKKEKREFKIAKRVKYVKRDAVKKIIAAWLITVPAAALLSACIFFMIKGFMAS, encoded by the coding sequence TTGGATATTCAAACATTAGACAGGATTGATAGAGCTACGGAAAAAACTCTACCTTCATTTGCCAAATTCTCATTGGCGCTACTTTTTGTAGTGATAGTGTTTCTTTGGAGTTATGCTTCACATGGAGATATTCATAACAATACGTTTCTAGTAATAGGCGCAGTTTTTGGAGCCTATATGGCTATGAATATCGGTGCAAATGATGTTGCAAACAATGTCGGTCCTGCTGTTGGTTCAAAAGCAATGACTCTTATGTGGGCAATTATTATTGCTGCGGTTTTTGAAGCATTGGGAGCCTTGATTGCCGGAGGGGATGTTGTAAAAACTATAAAAAAAGGTATTATTGACCCTGCTTTAATTGAAAATCCGGAAGTTTTTATTTGGGCTATGACGGCTGCTTTATTATCTGCTGCAATATGGTTAAATTTCGCTACTTCAATCGGTGCACCTGTTTCAACGACACACTCTATCGTAGGTGGAGTTATGGGTGCAGGTACGGCTGCGGCAGGTTTTTCTATAGTTTCATGGAGTACAATGGGTAAAATTGCCGCTTCTTGGGTTATCTCACCTATTTTAGGAGGTATTATTGCAGCAGCATTTTTATTTTTTATTAAAAAGAATATTATCTTCAAAAAAGATTTGAAAGAGTCGGCAAGCAAGTTTGTACCTCTTTTGGTTGCAATTATGGCTTGGGCTTTTTCTACCTATCTTATTTTAAAAGGTTTAAAAAAGCTTATTAAAATAGATTTTTTCTGGGCTTCCGTTATAGGTATAATTTTTGCTCTTATTGTTTATATTTTGATAAAACCCATAATAATAAAGGCTTCTAAAAAGATTCAAAATGATAGAGATGGAATAAATAAACTTTTTACTATTCCTTTAATCTTTGCTGCTGCTTTGTTATCTTTTGCCCACGGAGCAAATGACGTAGCAAACGCTATTGGACCACTGGCGGCTATAAATGATGCTGTTATGAGTCATGAAATATCTTCAAATGTAGGTATTCCTTTATGGGTTATGGCTGTAGGTGCTATAGGTTTGGCTATAGGTTTGGCTTTATACGGTCCAAAATTGATAAAAACCGTAGGTTCTGAAATTACGGAGCTAGATCAGATAAGAGCTTTTTCTATTGCAATGGCAGCTGCAGTTACCGTAATTGTAGCAAGTCAGTTGGGGCTTCCCGTCTCTTCAACTCATATTGCTGTAGGCGGGGTCTTTGGTGTAGGATTTTTAAGAGAGTGGTTAGACTCAAGTGAAGCAAAATTTATAAGAGATACTAGAAGAAAATTTAAAAAAGATAAAAAACTTTTGGAATCATATGAAGAAGAACTTGTAAAACTTGAAGCTTTAGAGAAAAAAGGCAAATCAGATTATGTAAAAATTGCGGGATTATATAAATCAATTGATGAAAAAATCGAGCAAGTAAAAAAAGAGAAAAGAGAGTTTAAAATCGCAAAAAGAGTTAAATACGTAAAAAGAGATGCCGTTAAAAAAATTATCGCCGCTTGGTTGATTACTGTACCTGCAGCTGCACTTCTTTCTGCTTGC